The following proteins are encoded in a genomic region of Pelodictyon phaeoclathratiforme BU-1:
- the fni gene encoding type 2 isopentenyl-diphosphate Delta-isomerase has protein sequence MSETANSRTTERKQDHIEICLHGDVVFNGKTTGFERFAFEHAALPEISFSDIDLSTSFLGKSIGAPLMISSMTGGYSEAATLNQRLAEAAERFGIPLGVGSMRQALENRSYRESFAVVRKYAPTVQIFANIGAPEVAKGLTESEINTMLELLRADGLIVHLNAAQELFQPEGNTDFRHVLEQLALLSAKIPVPVLVKEVGCGISASAARQLIAAGVKAIDVAGAGGISWQKVEEIRYTRQFGQERRFSLQALDELLNWGIPTAQCLIDIGALKKESPGLNGIEIVASGGVGSGMDVAKSLALGAQLAASARALLKALHDGVLEETITSWLNDLRAVMFLTGTATIAELRHKTLITKP, from the coding sequence TTTAACGGAAAAACGACGGGGTTTGAGCGCTTTGCCTTTGAGCATGCTGCGTTGCCGGAGATCTCGTTTTCCGATATTGATCTTTCGACCTCTTTTCTTGGAAAGAGCATCGGCGCACCGCTGATGATCTCGTCAATGACGGGTGGGTACAGCGAAGCGGCAACACTCAACCAGCGCCTTGCTGAGGCGGCTGAACGGTTTGGGATTCCGCTTGGGGTGGGCAGTATGCGGCAGGCGCTGGAAAACCGTTCGTACCGGGAGAGCTTTGCTGTTGTACGGAAATATGCGCCGACTGTACAGATTTTTGCGAACATCGGAGCGCCAGAGGTTGCGAAGGGGCTGACGGAAAGCGAGATCAATACCATGCTGGAGCTGCTGAGGGCTGATGGGCTGATTGTCCATCTGAATGCCGCACAGGAGCTTTTTCAACCTGAAGGGAATACCGATTTCCGCCATGTGCTTGAACAGCTTGCTCTACTCTCTGCCAAAATTCCGGTGCCGGTTCTTGTGAAAGAGGTTGGATGCGGCATTTCGGCATCTGCTGCGCGGCAGCTCATTGCGGCTGGAGTAAAGGCGATTGATGTTGCCGGCGCAGGAGGCATCAGTTGGCAGAAGGTTGAGGAGATTCGCTATACCCGGCAGTTTGGCCAGGAGAGGCGCTTCAGCCTGCAGGCTCTGGATGAGCTGCTGAACTGGGGAATTCCTACGGCACAATGCCTGATTGATATTGGCGCTCTGAAAAAAGAGTCGCCCGGTTTGAACGGAATTGAAATCGTTGCTTCAGGAGGTGTCGGGAGTGGTATGGATGTCGCCAAATCCCTCGCCCTTGGAGCACAACTGGCCGCTTCGGCAAGAGCTCTTCTCAAAGCTCTTCATGACGGTGTTCTTGAAGAGACCATTACATCCTGGCTGAACGATCTCAGGGCAGTCATGTTCCTGACCGGAACCGCAACCATAGCGGAGCTTCGGCATAAAACCCTTATCACTAAACCATGA